In Anseongella ginsenosidimutans, one genomic interval encodes:
- the purE gene encoding 5-(carboxyamino)imidazole ribonucleotide mutase — protein MAKPQVGIIMGSQSDLKIMSEAAAFLENTGIDFELTIVSAHRTPDRMITYAREARERGLKVIIAGAGGAAHLPGMVASLTTLPVIGVPIKSSNSIDGWDSVLSILQMPTGIPVATVALNGAANAGILAASILGTFDEGVATRMEAYKNSLREKVLDSAAKIEKEGYRNSI, from the coding sequence ATGGCAAAACCCCAAGTAGGAATTATAATGGGCAGCCAATCCGACCTGAAGATCATGTCGGAAGCCGCCGCCTTCCTGGAAAATACAGGAATCGACTTCGAACTAACGATTGTTTCCGCCCACCGCACCCCCGACCGGATGATCACCTATGCCCGGGAGGCCCGTGAAAGAGGGTTGAAGGTAATCATAGCAGGCGCCGGAGGCGCCGCCCACCTTCCAGGCATGGTAGCGTCCCTGACCACGCTACCCGTCATCGGCGTCCCCATAAAATCCTCCAACTCCATAGACGGCTGGGATTCCGTCCTGTCCATCCTGCAAATGCCCACCGGCATCCCCGTAGCCACAGTAGCCCTGAACGGCGCCGCTAACGCCGGCATCCTGGCCGCATCCATTTTAGGAACCTTTGACGAGGGAGTAGCCACCCGCATGGAAGCCTACAAAAACAGCCTCCGCGAAAAAGTATTAGACTCCGCCGCAAAAATTGAAAAAGAAGGCTATAGGAATTCAATCTAA
- a CDS encoding recombinase family protein, translating into MKRAILYVRVSTDEQADKGYSQRNQDEVLSRYCAVKGILVIDIVYEDYSAKTFNRPEWKRLLTRLKKTKGKQAPDYILFTKWDRFSRNTADAYQMIGLLRSYGIEPQAIEQPLDLSVPENKMMLAFYLAVPEVENDRRALNVFHGMRRARKEGRWVAMAPTGYVNRTTETGTKYIVPKEPEASLLKWAFTEVAKGKHPIDQVWKAARKKGLQMGRNNFHNQIRNPVYCGKIFVPAFKDEPSQWVHGQHEPIISEELFTRVQLVLQGRIRRSMKIVSPKQLPLRGFLKCPKCTRMLSGSASKGCRAYYHYYHCSSRCGVRFAAAKVNKVFVEALKALRIKPEFEDLFRRIVKDVWNKNTTSERQKRTAAERQLKQQGERVRKALDLLLSEDLRPAEYRMIKTDSDRKIHELRSLLSTLPDAAATSGKLIRSRQRSLLNLSLLYGKGSTEDQRKVIISLFPIPLIYDGAGFSSLPLGKAARILFSYRTTNNLLYFNPL; encoded by the coding sequence ATGAAACGCGCCATCCTTTACGTCCGGGTAAGCACCGACGAACAGGCCGACAAAGGCTATTCCCAGCGTAACCAGGACGAAGTACTTAGCCGCTATTGCGCCGTAAAAGGCATCCTCGTCATCGACATCGTCTACGAAGACTACTCCGCCAAAACCTTCAACCGCCCGGAATGGAAACGGCTCCTTACTCGTCTGAAAAAGACCAAAGGAAAACAAGCTCCCGATTACATTCTTTTTACCAAATGGGACCGCTTTAGCCGCAACACCGCCGATGCCTACCAAATGATTGGGCTACTGCGGAGCTACGGCATCGAGCCACAAGCCATCGAGCAGCCGCTGGATTTATCGGTCCCGGAAAACAAAATGATGCTGGCCTTTTACCTGGCCGTTCCTGAAGTGGAGAATGACCGCAGGGCACTAAACGTTTTTCATGGGATGCGCCGCGCGCGAAAGGAAGGCCGCTGGGTGGCCATGGCACCGACCGGATACGTCAACCGCACCACGGAAACCGGAACCAAATACATCGTTCCCAAAGAACCCGAAGCCAGCTTGCTGAAATGGGCATTTACCGAAGTCGCGAAAGGGAAACACCCGATTGATCAGGTATGGAAAGCAGCCAGGAAGAAAGGCCTTCAAATGGGCCGTAATAATTTCCACAATCAGATCCGCAACCCGGTCTATTGCGGAAAAATCTTCGTGCCCGCCTTTAAAGATGAACCGTCGCAATGGGTTCATGGGCAGCACGAGCCGATCATCTCAGAAGAATTGTTTACACGCGTTCAACTGGTGCTTCAGGGCAGGATCCGCCGGAGCATGAAAATCGTTTCACCGAAGCAGCTACCACTTCGCGGCTTTCTAAAATGCCCAAAGTGCACGCGGATGCTTTCCGGCAGCGCCTCCAAAGGATGCCGGGCCTATTATCATTATTATCATTGCTCCTCGCGCTGCGGGGTGCGCTTTGCGGCTGCCAAAGTGAACAAAGTGTTTGTAGAAGCTCTAAAAGCCCTCCGAATAAAACCAGAATTTGAAGACCTTTTCCGGCGCATCGTAAAGGATGTATGGAATAAAAATACCACCAGTGAGCGGCAGAAAAGAACCGCCGCTGAGCGTCAGCTGAAGCAACAGGGGGAGCGCGTGCGAAAAGCCCTGGATTTATTGCTTTCTGAAGATTTAAGACCCGCGGAATACCGGATGATTAAGACTGACAGCGATCGAAAAATCCATGAATTGCGCTCTTTACTTTCCACATTGCCAGATGCAGCGGCTACGTCCGGTAAATTAATCCGTTCCCGTCAGCGATCGCTCTTAAATCTGAGCCTGCTATATGGCAAGGGTTCCACCGAAGACCAACGAAAAGTAATTATCAGCCTGTTTCCTATCCCTCTTATCTATGACGGAGCGGGTTTTTCTTCGCTCCCTCTTGGAAAAGCAGCTAGGATCCTTTTTTCTTATCGCACAACGAATAACCTTCTGTATTTTAACCCCTTATAA